A single genomic interval of Daucus carota subsp. sativus chromosome 1, DH1 v3.0, whole genome shotgun sequence harbors:
- the LOC108203087 gene encoding protein ENHANCED DOWNY MILDEW 2 isoform X2, whose protein sequence is MASSDDEGEPVLHSVTDYNFVDGSDDPVSFSELPVQWSDGERTGGKQKQIFMHGSIDNGLQKIYKQAEAWKFELSNMKPEISLLISKENNWMKLEKPRKSHENIFRTILITLQSLHFLRRNPEASGRALCEHLCKVFRFEPGPCENDLVDHASLISEAVKRDEGLAKAKILTTFLDKDPKKWNFFDKDAEASTTTKPAFIVDDDIIDETEEAESDDEEQGDKVCAICDNGGDILCCEGKCLRSFHATEEAGLDSDCVSLGFSDEQVEAIQNFYCKNCRYKCHQCFSCGKLGSSDDKSSDCEVFRCVSGECGRFYHPHCVSKLLHPSREFEAKELEGKISSGASFTCPFHKCCVCKQTETEGDPELRFAMCRRCPKSYHKKCLPREIVFDGSDDADDVLPRAWEKLMPKKRILIYCLEHEIDEELATPLRNHIKFPNVRKQASEMVSSKEKVPMKKKDLVVGDDSRKRIVKPTIGRDKVCSAAKQGVPLRKGVGKVTEVASSRKTKVKDLSRKPLSKTSSMVKSTQNKRKPSLGLSLFSLMNPGPEPSEDNAAADGEHGRISTVKSVASEASGLPPLEADSESRILALMKDATSSITLSEITEKHKVPTTHAYSSKHAVDRTITMGKVEGSVEALREAVKKLEEGGSIEDAKAVCGPGLLNEMMKWKSKLRVYLAPFLHGMRYTSFGRHFTKIDKLEKVLRCKMICGVIMHISKEVFWNLIRRICLQVVDKLHWYAEDGDMIVDFCCGANDFSCLMKKKLEDAGKKCYFKNYDVMQPKNDFNFEKRDWMTVDPNELPSGSKLIMGLNPPFGVKSALANKFIDKALKFRPKLIALIVPPETERLDTKDPPYDLVFEDSELLAGKSFYLPGSVDVNDKQMDQWNAKPPPLSFWSRKDWTDKHHVIAKKYGDLHTRQEILKRDDTFKDLYTHEYPPEDKRLSKDIPMQSYTTEKAEQRKETATSVAESHKEGLLSNLGGSGCEINDRRKNQFDEKSIKKCGDENQRLGSGELLQEQKWRRGSDATSLEDKQKKRGSSGVLVEDKQKLKASGEMLQEDKKKIGGSGESSLEKLRQRGPVEVFSEDRNKIGESVKRSVELRKTRTDEISMDKKRKGSHDISPDGKNKRREINEVEVRHDRRGSHEISPDDKKIKGSYEMSPEVRQKVIGSRELSPIGMQNSSFLRRQYQPLETTSLAGIQPEKYQHFDVRVPGSQQFGARYDGVREDAMPYRYEAIHDNHYQSSLYENRISEAQFPGYQREGIDYHGYMPHIENPPCQRSGYFGSHDPRITTPYENFGPATNLSYNRNTTSATQRYAPRLDELNQPRANNIGPDPAFPTGGVYDPRAPRQYLDPNGYPPGPYFRQ, encoded by the exons ATGGCGTCTTCAGATGACGAGGGTGAACCTGTTCTTCATTCTGTCACAGACTACAACTTTGTTGATGGCAGTGATGATCCCGTTTCGTTTTCGGAGTTACCTGTTCAGTGGAGTGATGGTGAGAGAACCGGGGGTAAACAGAAGCAGATATTCATGCATGGGTCTATTGATAATGGGCTTCAGAAAATATATAAGCAGGCTGAAGCGTGGAAGTTTGAACTTTCCAATATGAAACCTGAAATATCATTACTCATATCGAAGGAAAATAATTGGATGAAGCTTGAAAAGCCAAGAAAGAgtcatgaaaatatatttagaacAATTTTGATTACTCTACAATCCTTACATTTTTTGAGAAGAAATCCAGAGGCATCTGGGAGAGCTTTATGTGAGCACCTATGTAAAGTTTTCAG GTTCGAGCCTGGTCCTTGTGAAAATGATTTGGTGGATCACGCCAGTTTAATATCTGAAGCTGTTAAGAGGGATGAAGGACTAGCTAAAGCTAAG ATTTTAACTACATTCCTGGACAAGGATCCCAAGAAATGGAATTTTTTTGACAAG GATGCAGAAGCTAGTACTACAACAAAGCCTGCATTTATAGTTGATGATGATATCATTGATGAAACTGAAGAAGCGGAATCTGATGATGAGGAGCAGGGTGATAAAGTTTGTGCAATTTGTGATAATGGTGGTGACATATTGTG TTGTGAAGGCAAGTGTCTAAGGTCATTTCATGCAACTGAAGAAGCTGGTCTGGATTCAGATTGTGTATCACTTGGTTTTTCTGACGAACAAGTGGAG GCAATACAGAACTTCTATTGTAAGAATTGCAGATATAAATGTCACCAATGCTTTTCTTGTGGTAAGCTGGGGTCATCCGACGACAAATCTTCTGATTGTGAG GTCTTTCGCTGCGTATCCGGGGAATGTGGTCGATTTTATCATCCACATTGTGTTTCGAAGTTGTTACACCCTTCTAGGGAATTCGAAGCTAAAGAGCTTGAGGGGAAGATTAGCAGTGGGGCATCATTCACATGTCCATTTCACAAATGCTGCGTATGCAAACAGACAGAAACCGAGGGGGATCCTGAATTGAGGTTTGCAATGTGTAGACGTTGTCCAAAGTCTTACCACAAGAAATGTTTACCAAG AGAAATTGTTTTTGATGGGTCGGATGATGCGGATGATGTTTTACCTAGAGCATGGGAAAAACTTATGCCAAAGAAGCGCATATTAATATATTGCTT AGAACATGAAATTGACGAGGAACTTGCCACTCCTTTGAGAAATCACATAAAATTTCCAAATGTGAGAAAGCAAGCTTCAGAAATGGTGTCAAGCAAAGAAAAAGTTCCAATGAAGAAAAAAGATCTTGTAGTAGGAGATGATTCAAGAAAGAGAATAGTGAAGCCAACTATTGGCAGAGATAAAGTGTGTAGTGCAGCCAAACAGGGTGTTCCTTTAAGAAAAGGTGTTGGAAAAGTTACTGAGGTAGCTTCttcaagaaaaacaaaagttaaGGATCTCTCTCGGAAGCCTTTGAGCAAGACATCCTCAATGGTCAAGTCCACCCAAAACAAACGAAAGCCTTCCTTAGGATTAAGCTTATTTAGCTTGATGAATCCAGGTCCTGAACCATCTGAAGATAATGCTGCAGCTGATGGTGAACATGGTCGGATCTCTACTGTTAAGTCTGTTGCAAGTGAAGCAAGTGGATTACCCCCTCTAGAAGCCGACTCTGAAAGCAG AATATTGGCCTTGATGAAAGATGCAACATCTTcaataacactgtctgagatcACTGAAAAGCACAAAGTGCCAACCACACATGCTTACTCGTCAAAACATGCTGTTGACAGAACCATTACCATGGGGAAGGTGGAGGGTTCTGTCGAG GCTCTCCGCGAAGCTGTGAAGAAGCTAGAAGAAGGGGGAAGTATTGAAGATGCAAAGGCTGTTTGTGGGCCAGGCCTTTTAAATGAAATGATGAAGTGGAAG AGCAAGCTTCGTGTATATCTTGCACCATTTCTACATGGCATGCGTTACACATCATTTGGTAGGCATTTCACGAAGATTGACAAGCTTGAAAAG GTATTGAGATGCAAGATGATCTGTGGTGTAATTATGCACATTTCTAAAGAAGTTTTTTGGAATCTGATTAGAAGAATATGTTTACAGGTTGTTGATAAGCTTCATTGGTATGCTGAAGACGGGGACATG ATTGTTGATTTCTGTTGTGGTGCAAATGACTTTAGCTGTCTCATGAAAAAAAAGCTCGAGGATGCTGGGAAGAAATGTTACTTCAAGAACTATGATGTCATGCAACCAAAG AATGATTTCAATTTTGAGAAGAGGGACTGGATGACCGTTGATCCAAATGAATTGCCATCAGGGTCAAAATTG ATAATGGGGCTAAACCCACCTTTTGGTGTCAAGTCTGCTCTTGCAAACAAATTTATCGATAAGGCTCTCAAATTTAGGCCGAAACTTATTGCTCTTATTGTTCCTCCAGAGACTGAAAG GTTAGATACAAAAGATCCTCCATATGACTTGGTTTTTGAGGATAGTGAATTACTGGCTGGCAAG TCCTTTTATTTGCCAGGCTCTGTTGATGTAAATGACAAACAAATGGACCAGTGGAATGCGAAGCCTCCACCACTGTCCTTTTGGAGCCGGAAGGACTGGACTGATAAACACCATGTGATTGCTAAAAAGTATGGTGACTTGCACACGAGGCAAGAAATATTGAAGAGGGATGATACTTTCAAAGATTTGTACACCCATGAGTATCCACCAGAGGATAAAAGGCTTTCTAAGGATATCCCCATGCAGTCATATACAACTGAAAAGGCTGAACAACGAAAAGAAACAGCAACCAGTGTGGCAGAGAGTCACAAAGAAGGGCTCCTTTCTAATTTAGGTGGTTCAGGATGTGAGATAAACGACAGGCGCAAGAATCAATttgatgagaaatcaattaagAAATGCGGTGATGAAAACCAGAGATTAGGATCAGGTGAGTTATTACAGGAGCAAAAATGGAGAAGAGGATCAGATGCAACATCACTAGAAGACAAACAGAAAAAGCGAGGATCAAGTGGCGTATTAGTGGAAGACAAACAGAAATTAAAAGCATCTGGTGAGATGTTGCAGGAGGACAAGAAGAAAATAGGGGGATCAGGTGAATCTTCTTTGGAAAAACTGAGGCAAAGGGGACCGGTTGAGGTATTCTCAGAGGACAGGAATAAAATTGGAGAATCAGTTAAAAGGTCGGTAGAACTGAGAAAGACTAGGACAGACGAGATATCTAtggacaaaaaaagaaaaggttCACATGACATATCACCAGACggtaaaaataaaagaagagaAATTAATGAGGTGGAGGTCAGACATGATAGAAGAGGATCACATGAGATATCACCAGacgacaaaaaaataaaagggtCATATGAGATGTCCCCAGAGGTCAGACAGAAAGTAATCGGGTCACGGGAATTATCACCAATTGGAATGCAGAACAGCAGTTTTCTGCGTCGCCAATATCAGCCCTTGGAGACCACTTCACTTGCAGGCATTCAGCCCGAAAAGTATCAGCACTTTGATGTTAGGGTACCTGGATCACAGCAGTTTGGAGCAAGATATGATGGGGTAAGGGAGGATGCCATGCCCTATAGGTACGAAGCTATACATGACAATCATTATCAAAGCTCATTGTATGAAAATAGGATTTCAGAAGCGCAGTTTCCAGGATATCAGAGGGAGGGCATTGATTATCATGGTTATATGCCACACATTGAGAATCCGCCATGTCAAAGAAGCGGCTATTTTGGTAGCCATGATCCTAGAATTACCACTCCATATGAGAATTTTGGCCCAGCTACTAATCTATCATATAATAGAAACACCACGTCAGCAACACAGCGGTATGCCCCTCGGCTTGATGAGTTAAACCAGCCTAGAGCAAACAATATAGGGCCTGATCCAGCTTTTCCGACAGGTGGTGTGTATGATCCTCGGGCACCCAGACAATACTTGGACCCGAATGGATATCCTCCTGGTCCTTATTTCAGGCAGTAA